Proteins encoded together in one Paracidovorax wautersii window:
- a CDS encoding DUF411 domain-containing protein — MTARLHTSTRRRWIGQTLPLLALASLPGLLRAAPPASPAATAVEVWKDPNCGCCKDWIDHMQAHGFQMTVHESGNAAVRSRLGLPAKLGSCHTALVGGYLLEGHVPAADVQRLLRDKPRALGLAVPGMPVGSPGMDGAIYGGRKDPYEVLLVARDGSTTVFSRYHQGKAPA, encoded by the coding sequence ATGACTGCACGCCTTCACACCTCCACGCGCCGCCGCTGGATCGGCCAGACGCTGCCCCTCTTGGCGCTGGCGAGCCTCCCCGGCCTGCTGCGCGCCGCACCGCCCGCATCGCCGGCGGCCACGGCCGTCGAGGTCTGGAAAGACCCGAACTGCGGCTGCTGCAAGGACTGGATCGACCACATGCAGGCCCACGGCTTCCAGATGACCGTGCACGAAAGCGGCAATGCCGCCGTGCGCAGCCGCCTGGGGCTGCCGGCCAAGCTCGGCTCCTGCCACACGGCCCTGGTCGGCGGCTATCTGCTGGAAGGCCACGTGCCCGCTGCTGACGTGCAGCGCCTGCTGCGCGACAAGCCCCGCGCCCTGGGCCTGGCCGTACCCGGCATGCCCGTGGGTTCGCCCGGCATGGACGGCGCCATCTACGGCGGGCGCAAGGACCCGTACGAGGTGTTGCTCGTCGCCCGCGACGGCAGCACCACCGTGTTCAGCCGCTACCACCAGGGCAAGGCGCCGGCCTGA
- a CDS encoding P1 family peptidase yields the protein MPDRSDTDPGSITRVAGIEVGHFTDPRRPTGCSVVIARAGAVGGVDVRGAAPGTRETDLLEPTHLVDQVHAIVLAGGSAWGLEAATGAVRWLEERGVGLDVGYGRLPLVPAAVLFDLPAGDARIRPDAAAGYAACAAATRGDPAEGNVGAGAGAVVGKVFGLDRAMKGGIGTASITVDGITVGALIACNALGDVIDPDTAQPVAGARTPDGLRLADTRRALLRGEGPCPVLAGSNTTIGVIATDATLTKAQARRLAVAAHDGLARSINPVHTMSDGDTLFTLGTGAAGRTLGMMTLSAMAAEVTARATLRAVRAARSLTTDSGLWLPCAAELAP from the coding sequence ATGCCTGACCGCTCCGACACCGATCCCGGCTCCATCACCCGCGTGGCGGGTATCGAGGTCGGCCATTTCACCGACCCGCGCCGCCCCACGGGCTGCAGCGTGGTCATCGCCCGGGCCGGCGCCGTGGGCGGCGTGGACGTGCGCGGCGCCGCGCCCGGCACGCGCGAGACCGATCTGCTGGAGCCCACCCACCTTGTCGACCAGGTACATGCCATCGTGCTCGCCGGCGGCAGCGCCTGGGGGCTGGAGGCCGCGACCGGCGCCGTGCGTTGGCTGGAGGAGCGCGGCGTGGGCCTGGACGTGGGCTACGGCCGCCTGCCCCTGGTGCCGGCTGCCGTGCTGTTCGACCTGCCCGCGGGCGATGCGCGCATCCGCCCGGACGCCGCGGCCGGCTACGCCGCCTGCGCCGCCGCCACGCGCGGCGATCCGGCCGAAGGCAACGTGGGCGCCGGCGCGGGCGCTGTGGTGGGCAAGGTGTTCGGGCTGGACCGGGCCATGAAGGGCGGCATCGGCACGGCCAGCATCACCGTGGACGGCATCACGGTAGGCGCCCTCATCGCCTGCAACGCCTTGGGCGATGTGATCGACCCCGACACCGCGCAGCCCGTGGCCGGCGCACGCACGCCGGACGGCCTGCGGCTGGCCGACACGCGCCGCGCCCTGCTGCGCGGCGAGGGACCCTGCCCCGTGCTGGCCGGCAGCAACACCACCATCGGCGTGATCGCCACCGACGCCACCCTCACCAAAGCCCAGGCCCGCCGCCTGGCCGTGGCCGCGCACGACGGCCTGGCGCGCAGCATCAACCCGGTCCACACCATGTCGGACGGCGACACGCTCTTCACCCTGGGCACCGGTGCCGCCGGACGCACGCTGGGCATGATGACCCTGTCGGCCATGGCCGCCGAGGTCACGGCCCGTGCCACGCTGCGGGCCGTGCGCGCCGCACGGTCGCTCACCACCGACAGCGGCCTGTGGCTGCCCTGCGCGGCGGAACTGGCGCCATGA
- a CDS encoding TAXI family TRAP transporter solute-binding subunit encodes MSAFGTRSRSAGRRLRTALLNVRDLLLSAGPLAFLAVALVVLAYWWLQPNPPRRVTLATGPAQSAYAEFGQRYQKALAAEGIEVVLRESDGSSANLQLLRSGEADLAFVQGGTGELQPEDSDTLESLGSLFVEPVWLFYREDAARRVDRSGRLTRLAQLRGLRVNVGTTGSGVPTLMDKLLEANRVEPQALKLSQLAQTPATVDFLAGRLDALVFASAPESLMVQMLLQTPGVRLMDFPQHEAYGRRFPFLTPVTLPRGVVDLAANVPPSDVRLVASTTSLLAREGTHPALLQLFAQAAQTLHGNAGWFNRAREFPNTRNSELPIAAEGDRAINEPAPLLQRYLPFWLANLVERMWLVLGILLAAMLPLSRIVPPLYQFRVRSRVFRGYGRLREIEDEMELGNAAPDALREQLDRLEHQVEKVSVPLSYADELYALRNHIQLVRRKLPRPAA; translated from the coding sequence ATGAGCGCATTCGGCACCCGTTCGCGCAGCGCCGGCCGGCGGCTGCGCACCGCCCTGCTCAACGTGCGCGATCTGTTGCTGTCGGCCGGGCCGCTGGCCTTTTTGGCCGTGGCGCTGGTCGTGCTGGCGTACTGGTGGCTGCAGCCCAATCCGCCGCGCCGCGTCACCCTGGCCACGGGCCCTGCGCAGAGCGCGTACGCCGAATTCGGCCAGCGCTACCAGAAGGCCCTGGCGGCCGAAGGCATCGAGGTGGTGCTGCGCGAGAGCGACGGCTCATCGGCCAACCTGCAGCTGCTGCGCAGCGGAGAAGCCGACCTGGCCTTCGTACAGGGCGGCACCGGGGAACTGCAGCCCGAGGACAGCGACACGCTCGAATCGCTGGGTAGCCTGTTCGTCGAACCCGTGTGGCTGTTCTACCGCGAGGACGCCGCACGCCGCGTCGACCGCAGCGGCCGTCTCACCCGCCTGGCCCAGCTGCGCGGCCTGCGCGTGAACGTGGGCACGACCGGCAGCGGCGTGCCCACGCTGATGGACAAGCTGCTGGAGGCCAACCGCGTGGAGCCACAGGCGCTGAAGCTGTCGCAGCTGGCGCAGACTCCTGCCACCGTAGACTTTCTAGCCGGCCGGCTCGACGCGCTGGTGTTCGCCTCGGCGCCCGAATCCCTGATGGTGCAGATGCTGCTGCAGACACCCGGCGTGCGGTTGATGGACTTTCCGCAGCACGAGGCCTATGGCCGGCGCTTTCCTTTCCTCACGCCCGTCACGCTGCCGCGCGGCGTGGTGGACCTGGCGGCCAACGTGCCGCCCAGCGACGTACGGCTGGTGGCCTCCACCACGTCGCTGCTGGCGCGCGAAGGCACCCATCCGGCGCTGCTGCAACTGTTCGCCCAGGCCGCGCAGACGCTGCACGGCAATGCCGGCTGGTTCAACCGGGCGCGCGAGTTTCCCAACACCCGCAACAGCGAACTGCCCATCGCCGCCGAAGGCGACCGCGCCATCAACGAGCCCGCGCCGCTGCTGCAGCGCTACCTGCCGTTCTGGCTGGCCAACCTGGTCGAACGCATGTGGCTGGTGCTGGGCATCCTGCTGGCTGCCATGCTGCCGCTGTCGCGCATCGTCCCGCCGCTCTACCAGTTCCGGGTGCGGTCCCGGGTGTTTCGCGGGTACGGCCGGCTGCGCGAAATCGAGGACGAGATGGAGCTGGGCAACGCCGCGCCCGACGCGCTGCGCGAACAGCTCGACCGCCTGGAGCACCAGGTGGAAAAGGTGAGCGTGCCCCTGTCGTACGCCGACGAGCTGTATGCGCTGCGCAACCACATCCAGCTGGTGCGCCGCAAGCTGCCCCGCCCTGCGGCCTGA
- a CDS encoding DUF1631 family protein — MAVASVPGASAALHACVARAAQEGEALMREMTDAAQHALGRAQRAAQSPLQRQQADEALQQLRQQAAGLAAAWGPALAACFADTAPLHAEPLRRDPGAEPGFGELALMDDAEITAQLQWARLRQGVLHAAQPALSELDALVCAALAMPSVRPGSNPLRPENYLRALQQVVADTGVPAAVRQAWMPHLGDAMSHLLAPAYERAARNLREQGVAPVGHAVAGRLDTATAGDGVDIRKGEQRVPMLADGDSVPSLLHAPWALRGRAGAQPVSEMAGGEGALSSGGFTEGLGDAQDTAAAEWSALQARLGHLTGEPGAAEAATAAAGNASRRATEVVHRMLEALAQDARLDPAVQQALRHLKAPIRRLVRHDARFFTDEQHPARRLLNALTLRSLDFAGDGPGFPRFLRLLDDAVTYLASAEIRDAEPFERALGVLQSAWDVLDDRLRERRDGQARALMQTEGQRLQAEEAAAAFRLLPDAALVPADVLAFATGPWARVVAAAQGDAPGRDEDAGGYRAVVPLLFDCVQPDRLRAAPDRRGAAVAGLLGTVREGLQRLHDPGTQTDAVLERIVAWHHAALDALERGVPPPAGALPGSALADDEAGRPARHMHDAAGSEPVQTAPAMAPSAGTRLAGAPDAADTPVPLPLQIGQWIALRRHQQTVRTQLTWSSPQRTLFLFTAADGSTQSMTLRMLSRLAAQGQLEVIGDGSASGSGRPA, encoded by the coding sequence ATGGCTGTTGCGTCCGTACCCGGTGCCTCTGCGGCGCTCCATGCCTGCGTGGCCCGCGCCGCGCAGGAGGGTGAGGCGCTCATGCGGGAAATGACCGATGCCGCGCAGCACGCCCTGGGCCGCGCCCAGAGGGCTGCGCAGTCACCGCTGCAGCGCCAGCAGGCCGACGAGGCGCTGCAGCAGTTGCGCCAGCAAGCCGCCGGTCTGGCGGCGGCATGGGGCCCGGCCCTGGCGGCTTGCTTTGCCGACACGGCCCCGCTGCATGCGGAGCCCTTGCGCCGGGACCCTGGTGCTGAGCCCGGCTTCGGCGAGCTGGCCCTGATGGACGACGCCGAGATCACCGCCCAGCTGCAATGGGCCCGCCTCCGGCAGGGCGTGCTGCATGCGGCACAGCCGGCCCTCTCGGAGCTTGATGCCCTGGTCTGCGCGGCACTGGCGATGCCCAGTGTGCGGCCCGGCAGCAACCCCTTGCGCCCTGAGAACTACCTCCGCGCCCTGCAGCAGGTGGTGGCCGATACCGGCGTGCCGGCCGCGGTTCGTCAAGCCTGGATGCCGCATTTGGGCGATGCAATGTCGCACCTGCTCGCTCCCGCGTACGAACGTGCGGCGCGGAACCTCCGCGAGCAAGGCGTGGCGCCGGTCGGCCATGCCGTGGCTGGCCGCCTGGATACGGCGACGGCGGGCGATGGGGTGGACATCCGCAAGGGGGAGCAGCGTGTGCCGATGCTGGCTGACGGCGACAGCGTGCCGTCCCTGCTGCACGCGCCATGGGCGCTCCGGGGCCGTGCAGGTGCGCAGCCCGTCTCAGAAATGGCCGGCGGCGAGGGGGCTCTGTCCAGTGGCGGCTTCACGGAGGGGCTGGGTGACGCCCAGGACACGGCCGCTGCGGAATGGTCGGCGCTGCAGGCGCGGCTCGGCCACCTGACCGGAGAGCCGGGCGCCGCAGAGGCAGCCACTGCCGCCGCAGGCAACGCCTCCCGGCGGGCCACCGAGGTCGTGCACCGCATGCTGGAAGCGCTGGCGCAGGATGCGCGGCTGGATCCCGCGGTGCAGCAAGCGCTGCGCCACCTCAAGGCGCCCATCCGCCGCCTGGTGCGGCACGATGCACGCTTCTTCACCGATGAACAACACCCGGCGCGGCGCCTGCTGAATGCGCTCACCCTGCGCAGTCTGGACTTTGCCGGCGACGGTCCGGGGTTTCCACGCTTTCTGCGGCTCCTGGACGATGCGGTCACCTACCTGGCGTCGGCCGAGATCCGCGATGCCGAGCCGTTCGAGCGCGCGCTGGGCGTGCTGCAGTCCGCCTGGGACGTCCTCGATGACCGGCTGCGGGAGCGCCGCGACGGACAGGCGCGGGCGCTGATGCAGACCGAGGGGCAGCGGCTGCAGGCGGAAGAGGCCGCGGCGGCCTTCCGCCTGCTGCCCGACGCGGCCCTGGTGCCGGCGGACGTGCTGGCCTTTGCCACCGGGCCGTGGGCACGGGTGGTGGCCGCCGCGCAGGGCGATGCGCCAGGCCGCGACGAAGATGCTGGCGGCTACCGCGCCGTGGTGCCTCTGCTGTTCGATTGCGTCCAACCCGACCGGCTGCGCGCTGCGCCGGACCGCAGGGGCGCTGCCGTGGCAGGTTTGCTGGGCACCGTTCGCGAGGGCCTGCAGCGCCTCCACGATCCGGGTACCCAGACCGATGCGGTGCTGGAGCGCATCGTGGCGTGGCACCACGCCGCACTGGATGCGCTGGAACGCGGAGTGCCGCCCCCGGCCGGCGCGTTGCCCGGCAGCGCGTTGGCGGACGACGAGGCCGGCCGGCCCGCACGGCACATGCATGACGCGGCAGGCAGCGAGCCGGTTCAGACGGCCCCGGCGATGGCCCCCTCCGCAGGCACCCGCCTGGCGGGCGCACCCGACGCGGCAGACACGCCGGTGCCGCTGCCACTGCAGATCGGGCAGTGGATCGCGCTGCGACGGCACCAGCAGACAGTGCGCACCCAGCTCACCTGGTCCAGCCCGCAGCGCACCCTGTTCCTGTTCACTGCGGCCGATGGCAGCACGCAATCCATGACGCTGCGCATGCTGTCCCGCCTGGCAGCGCAAGGGCAGCTGGAGGTGATCGGCGACGGCAGCGCGAGCGGGTCGGGCCGCCCCGCCTGA
- the ettA gene encoding energy-dependent translational throttle protein EttA: MAQYVFSMNHVTKTVPPKRQILKDISLSFFPGAKIGVLGLNGSGKSSLLKIMAGVDKEIEGEAIPMAGLSIGYLPQEPQLDPEHTVRQAVEEAMAEVNNARARLEEVYAAYAEPDADFDALAAEQGQLEAVIAAAGTDSEHQLEIAADALRLPPWDAKVGLLSGGEKRRVALCKLLLSKPDMLLLDEPTNHLDAESVDWLEQFLHRFTGTVVAITHDRYFLDNAAEWILELDRGHGIPYKGNYSDWLVQKGNRLEAEQKGEEARAKALKKELEWVRQNAKGRQAKSKARIARFEELSDYEYQQRNETQEIFIPVAERLGSKVIEFKNVSKSFGDRVLIDNLSMNIPAGAIVGIIGPNGAGKSTLFKLIAGKEQPDSGEVEIGQTVKMAFVDQHRDALADEKTVWEDISGGLDIITVGKFQMASRAYAGRFNFNGQDQQKKVGNLSGGERGRLHLAKTLIQGGNVLMLDEPSNDLDVETLRALEDALLEYAGTVMVISHDRWFLDRIATHILAAEGDSQWVFFDGNYQEYEADKKKRLGEEGAKPKRMRYKALK, from the coding sequence ATGGCGCAATACGTTTTTTCAATGAATCACGTCACCAAGACCGTGCCGCCCAAGCGGCAGATCTTGAAGGACATCTCCTTGTCGTTCTTCCCTGGTGCCAAGATCGGCGTGCTGGGCCTCAACGGCTCGGGCAAGTCGTCGCTGCTGAAGATCATGGCCGGCGTGGACAAGGAAATCGAGGGTGAAGCCATCCCGATGGCGGGCCTGTCCATCGGTTACCTGCCGCAGGAACCGCAGCTCGATCCTGAGCACACCGTGCGCCAGGCGGTGGAAGAAGCCATGGCCGAGGTCAACAACGCCCGCGCCCGCCTGGAAGAGGTGTACGCCGCCTACGCCGAACCCGACGCCGATTTCGATGCCCTGGCCGCAGAGCAAGGCCAGCTGGAGGCCGTGATCGCCGCCGCCGGCACCGACTCGGAACACCAGCTGGAAATCGCAGCCGACGCGTTGCGCCTGCCGCCCTGGGACGCGAAGGTCGGCCTGCTGTCTGGGGGCGAAAAGCGCCGCGTGGCGCTGTGCAAGCTGCTGCTCTCAAAGCCCGACATGCTGCTGCTGGACGAACCCACCAACCACTTGGACGCCGAGTCCGTCGACTGGCTGGAGCAGTTCCTGCACCGCTTCACAGGCACCGTGGTGGCCATCACCCACGATCGCTACTTCCTGGACAACGCGGCCGAGTGGATTCTGGAACTGGACCGGGGCCACGGCATTCCCTACAAGGGCAATTACTCCGACTGGCTGGTGCAGAAGGGCAACCGCCTGGAAGCCGAACAGAAGGGCGAGGAAGCCCGCGCCAAGGCCCTGAAGAAGGAACTGGAATGGGTGCGCCAGAACGCCAAGGGGCGCCAGGCCAAGTCCAAGGCCCGTATCGCGCGCTTCGAGGAACTGAGCGATTACGAATACCAGCAGCGCAATGAAACGCAGGAAATCTTCATTCCTGTGGCCGAGCGCCTGGGCAGCAAGGTGATCGAGTTCAAGAACGTCTCCAAGTCGTTCGGCGACCGCGTGCTGATCGACAACCTGTCGATGAACATCCCGGCCGGCGCCATCGTCGGGATCATCGGCCCGAACGGCGCCGGCAAGTCCACGCTGTTCAAGCTGATCGCCGGCAAGGAGCAGCCCGATTCGGGCGAAGTGGAGATCGGCCAGACCGTGAAGATGGCCTTCGTGGACCAGCACCGCGATGCGCTCGCGGACGAGAAGACCGTCTGGGAAGACATCTCGGGCGGCCTGGACATCATCACCGTGGGCAAGTTCCAGATGGCTTCGCGGGCCTACGCGGGCCGCTTCAACTTCAACGGCCAGGACCAGCAGAAGAAGGTCGGCAACCTGTCCGGCGGTGAACGAGGCCGCCTGCATTTGGCCAAGACCCTGATCCAGGGCGGCAACGTGCTGATGCTCGACGAGCCTTCGAACGACCTGGACGTGGAAACCCTGCGGGCCCTGGAAGACGCGCTGCTGGAGTACGCGGGCACCGTGATGGTCATCAGCCATGACCGCTGGTTCCTCGATCGCATCGCCACGCACATCCTGGCGGCCGAAGGCGATAGCCAGTGGGTGTTCTTCGACGGTAACTACCAGGAGTACGAAGCCGACAAGAAGAAGCGCCTGGGCGAAGAGGGCGCCAAGCCCAAGCGGATGCGCTACAAGGCGCTGAAGTAA